In a genomic window of Sarcophilus harrisii chromosome 4, mSarHar1.11, whole genome shotgun sequence:
- the NSUN4 gene encoding 5-methylcytosine rRNA methyltransferase NSUN4 isoform X1, which yields MQASRRLLAEARRLLSRPAPGLIPRRLRHKKKWASTEPKFSPARLALQNFDVNYKVQFGELWPSVRVSLLSEHKYGALVNHFSAWDKAVSELERLQAQEFVTQARRRGQQEAFPQGPGAPPRPPAARWPCSPNLRCYTFARGDIGRFRPPRASSLGLLDYYLLDASSLLPVLALDVQPGDAVLDLCAGPGGKTLALLLTGCCREPSQSGQPPQELVAALSGHLTANDISGSRARRLRQVLRSYVPQDVNHVQVTSQDGRMWGDLERDTYDRVLVDVPCTTDRHSVLEENNNIFQRSRKTERQMLPMLQVQLLVAGLLATRPGGAAVYSTCTLSHLQNEYVVGGAVEILANQYQIHVQVEDLSCFRHLFQDTFSFFPSCRMGELVLPVLWANFGPMYFCRLRRLT from the exons ATGCAGGCGTCCCGGCGCCTTCTGGCCGAGGCGCGCCGCCTGCTGAGCCGGCCCGCGCCCGGGCTGATTCCCCGGAGGCTGCGGCACAAGAAGAAGTGG GCCTCCACGGAGCCCAAGTTCTCCCCCGCCCGCCTGGCCCTGCAGAACTTTGATGTGAACTACAAGGTCCAGTTTGGAGAGCTGTGGCCCTCCGTCCGCGTCAGCCTCCTCTCGGAGCACAAGTACGGGGCCCTGGTCAACCACTTCTCCGCCTGGGACAAAGCCGTCTCCGAGCTAGAGCGGCTCCAGGCCCAAGAGTTCGTGACGCAGGCCCGGAGGAGGGGCCAGCAGGAGGCCTTCCCCCAAGGCCCCGGGgcgcccccccgccccccagcaGCCCGCTGGCCCTGCAGCCCCAACCTGCGGTGCTACACGTTTGCCAGAGGGGACATCGGCCGCTTCCGTCCACCCAG GGCCAGCAGCTTGGGCCTTCTCGACTACTACCTCCTGGACGCCTCCTCCTTGCTGCCTGTGCTGGCTCTAGACGTACAGCCGGGTGATGCCGTCCTTGATCTGTGTGCTGGGCCCGGGGGGAAGACGCTGGCCCTGCTCCTGACCGGCTGCTGCC GGGAGCCATCCCAGAGTGGACAGCCTCCTCAGGAGCTGGTGGCGGCCCTCTCGG GTCACCTGACAGCCAATGACATCTCTGGCTCCCGAGCCAGGAGGCTAAGGCAGGTTCTCCGTAGTTACGTACCCCAGGATGTGAACCACGTGCAAGTCACGTCCCAGGATGGAAGGATGTGGGGAGACCTGGAGAGGGACACCTATGACCGG GTGCTGGTGGACGTGCCCTGTACCACCGACCGACACTCGGTGCTGGAGGAGAACAATAACATATTCCAGCGCTCGCGGAAGACCGAGCGCCAGATGCTGCCCATGCTGCAGGTGCAGCTCCTGGT GGCTGGCCTGCTCGCCACCAGGCCCGGAGGGGCGGCCGTCTATTCCACTTGCACCCTCTCCCACCTGCAGAACGAGTATGTTGTGGGCGGGGCCGTTGAGATTCTGGCCAATCAGTACCAGATCCACGTCCAGGTGGAAGACCTGAGCTGCTTCCGGCATCTCTTCCAGGAcaccttctccttcttcccatcTTGCCGCATGGGAGAGCTGGTTCTCCCCGTCCTTTGGGCCAACTTTGGACCCATGTACTTCTGTAGGCTACGGAGACTGACTTAG
- the LOC100933846 gene encoding cytochrome b-c1 complex subunit 6, mitochondrial, with the protein MGLEDEQKAQNGEEPEKEEEEPELVDPLTTVREQCEQMEKCVKARERLETCAERVSANPRTEEDCTEELFDFLHARDHCVAHTLFESVK; encoded by the exons ATGGGGCTCGAGGACGAGCAGAAGGCGCAGAACGGCGAGGAACCCGAGAAG GAAGAAGAAGAACCAGAATTGGTG GACCCCCTGACCACTGTGAGGGAGCAATGTGAGCAGATGGAGAAATGTGTGAAGGCCCGAGAGCGGCTGGAGACTTGCGCAGAACGAGTGTCTGCAAACCCCCGCACTGAGGAGGACTGCACCGAGGAGCTCTTTGACTTCCTGCATGCCCGAGACCACTGT gtGGCTCACACGCTCTTTGAAAGTGTGAAATAG
- the NSUN4 gene encoding 5-methylcytosine rRNA methyltransferase NSUN4 isoform X2 — MQASRRLLAEARRLLSRPAPGLIPRRLRHKKKWASTEPKFSPARLALQNFDVNYKVQFGELWPSVRVSLLSEHKYGALVNHFSAWDKAVSELERLQAQEFVTQARRRGQQEAFPQGPGAPPRPPAARWPCSPNLRCYTFARGDIGRFRPPRASSLGLLDYYLLDASSLLPVLALDVQPGDAVLDLCAGPGGKTLALLLTGCCRHLTANDISGSRARRLRQVLRSYVPQDVNHVQVTSQDGRMWGDLERDTYDRVLVDVPCTTDRHSVLEENNNIFQRSRKTERQMLPMLQVQLLVAGLLATRPGGAAVYSTCTLSHLQNEYVVGGAVEILANQYQIHVQVEDLSCFRHLFQDTFSFFPSCRMGELVLPVLWANFGPMYFCRLRRLT; from the exons ATGCAGGCGTCCCGGCGCCTTCTGGCCGAGGCGCGCCGCCTGCTGAGCCGGCCCGCGCCCGGGCTGATTCCCCGGAGGCTGCGGCACAAGAAGAAGTGG GCCTCCACGGAGCCCAAGTTCTCCCCCGCCCGCCTGGCCCTGCAGAACTTTGATGTGAACTACAAGGTCCAGTTTGGAGAGCTGTGGCCCTCCGTCCGCGTCAGCCTCCTCTCGGAGCACAAGTACGGGGCCCTGGTCAACCACTTCTCCGCCTGGGACAAAGCCGTCTCCGAGCTAGAGCGGCTCCAGGCCCAAGAGTTCGTGACGCAGGCCCGGAGGAGGGGCCAGCAGGAGGCCTTCCCCCAAGGCCCCGGGgcgcccccccgccccccagcaGCCCGCTGGCCCTGCAGCCCCAACCTGCGGTGCTACACGTTTGCCAGAGGGGACATCGGCCGCTTCCGTCCACCCAG GGCCAGCAGCTTGGGCCTTCTCGACTACTACCTCCTGGACGCCTCCTCCTTGCTGCCTGTGCTGGCTCTAGACGTACAGCCGGGTGATGCCGTCCTTGATCTGTGTGCTGGGCCCGGGGGGAAGACGCTGGCCCTGCTCCTGACCGGCTGCTGCC GTCACCTGACAGCCAATGACATCTCTGGCTCCCGAGCCAGGAGGCTAAGGCAGGTTCTCCGTAGTTACGTACCCCAGGATGTGAACCACGTGCAAGTCACGTCCCAGGATGGAAGGATGTGGGGAGACCTGGAGAGGGACACCTATGACCGG GTGCTGGTGGACGTGCCCTGTACCACCGACCGACACTCGGTGCTGGAGGAGAACAATAACATATTCCAGCGCTCGCGGAAGACCGAGCGCCAGATGCTGCCCATGCTGCAGGTGCAGCTCCTGGT GGCTGGCCTGCTCGCCACCAGGCCCGGAGGGGCGGCCGTCTATTCCACTTGCACCCTCTCCCACCTGCAGAACGAGTATGTTGTGGGCGGGGCCGTTGAGATTCTGGCCAATCAGTACCAGATCCACGTCCAGGTGGAAGACCTGAGCTGCTTCCGGCATCTCTTCCAGGAcaccttctccttcttcccatcTTGCCGCATGGGAGAGCTGGTTCTCCCCGTCCTTTGGGCCAACTTTGGACCCATGTACTTCTGTAGGCTACGGAGACTGACTTAG